In the Leptospira fainei serovar Hurstbridge str. BUT 6 genome, CAGGTTGAGAAAAATCGCCCAAGTCTAAGGATCCCAAATCGGAAAATGCGTTTTCCGTATTCGGTTCCGATTCGACGTCGGTAGCTGTGGAAGTCGCGGCCGAGTTATCTTTCCAGGACGGCGCCGCCGTTTCGTTAGGAGTGTCAGAATCTTCCTCTTCTTCTATATCTAAAAGGCGATCTATTTCCGCATCGATAAGAGGATCTGTCAGTTCAAAGTCGAAATCTTCGTCAAGATGGACTTCTTCGTCCAATTCATTTAAATTAATGCTTAGATCGTTATCCGTGAAATCTTGCGCCGGTTCTAAATCGCCGAACGCGTCCGGAAACTCTTCTCCTGAAGAAGCTGATAACTCCTCGAAATTGCCGGAATCCGACATTTCAGCCACCGGAATGGAATCGAAGTCAAAGGCCGAAGGATCGTCCCCTGAAGAGAGAAGAGAATCTATATCGTCCAAACTCATTTCATTCGGATCAAATTCGTCCTCGCTTCCTTCCGGAAGATCCTTTCCTTTGCTTATCCTAAAATCGTCCGCCATGCTTCCTACAATATATCACTTATACCGGAAGATCCCTAAATTTCCAGGGAAATACAATCCGAAAATTATCTCACAGGGATACCCAAGATTGAGAGTCCGTGTGAGTTCAGATTCTTCTTTCCGATATCCTCGGAAAGAAGAGTTCTTATACTGATTTTCGGAATATGAGGACCCTAAAAGTTAGCGGGAAGCCGCTAAAATTCGGGTTTTTGCCTTTTGGAGGAGGAGATTTTTCTCCAGAGAGAGAGGAAGAGCTTCCGCATCTTCCAGAGATTTCTTGGCGGCTTCTAAATCGATTTCTTCTTTCAAGCTGCCATGGTCCGTCAAGATCGTAACATTATTATTACGGATTTCGAAAAAACCGCCTTCGATAACCGCGATCTTAGTTTTGTTTCCTTGTCTGATTTCCAAAACACCGATACCTAGCAGGGAGACAAGGGAGGTATGTCCTGGAAGAACTCCAAAAAATCCCTCGCTTCCTGGAACGATCAGACTATCCGCTTCTCCGGTATAGAGAAGCTTTTCCGGAGAAATAACGGAAACCTTAAGTTTAGGACTAGCCATTATGCCCTCAGGTTTTTAGACTTCTCGATCGCGTCTTCGATGGTTCCCACCATATAGAAGGCTTGCTCGGGAAGATGATCGTAATTTCCGGAAATCACTTCTTTGAAAGAACGGACAGTGTCTGCCAATTTGACATATTTACCCGGAAATCCGGTGAAGACCTCTGCCACATGGAACGGTTGAGACAGGAATTTTTCAATCTTTCTCGCACGAGCCACGAGAACCTTGTCATCCTCGGAAAGTTCGTCCATACCCAAGATTGCAATAATATCTTGAAGGTCCTTATAGCGCTGCAGAATCCTTTGAACTTCTCGAGCAACACTATAATGTTCCTGGCCTAAAACTTCGGCATTCATGACCCGAGAGGTCGAATCCAATGGGTCAACCGCAGGATAAATTCCTTTGTCGGAGATTGCACGAGAAAGAACCGTAGTCGCATCCAAGTGCGCGAATGCAGTCGCAGGAGCCGGGTCGGTCAAGTCGTCCGCAGGAACGTAAATTGCCTGAACTGAAGTAATAGAACCTTTGCGAGTAGAGGTAATCCTCTCTTGAAGAGCGCCCATTTCGGTAGATAGAGTCGGTTGATAACCCACTGCAGAAGGCATCCTTCCTAAAAGAGCGGATACTTCCGATCCTGCTTGAGAGAAACGGAAAATATTATCCACGAATAAAAGTACGTCTGTCCCGATCGAATCGCGGAAATGCTCCGCCATCGTAAGGGCGGATAAAGCCACTCGGAGACGAGCGCCTGGGGGCTCGTTCATCTGGCCGTAACAAAGGACGGTCTTGTCGATAACCCCGGATTCCTTCATCTCACGCCAGAGGTCGTTTCCTTCACGGGTTCTTTCACCGACTCCTGCGAATACGGAAAAACCGCCGTGTTGTTTGGCGATGTTATTGATCAATTCCTGGATGAGAACCGTCTTACCGACTCCGGCGCCTCCGAAGAGTCCGGTTTTTCCCCCTTTGATATAAGGAGCAAGAAGATCGATGACTTTGATTCCGGTTTCGAAGACTTCAGTACGAGAAGAAAGATCTTCGTATCCTGGAGCGGCACGGTGAATCGGCTTGCGTTCTTTTACTTGAACTACCGGACCTTCGTCGATCGCCTCTCCTAACACGTTGAAAATCCGTCCGAGAGTTACTTCACCTACGGGAACAGAAATTGAAGTCCCCGTATCGATCACTTCCTGACCGCGAATTAATCCGTCAGTGGAAGAAAGAGCGATCGCGCGAACAGTTGCACCACCGATGTGCTGCTGGACTTCCGCTACGATTTTTTCCTTTTTTCCTCCAGCCGCGGACTGAATTTCAAGTGCATTAAAAATTTCAGGCAGGTGCCCGGATTCAAACTCGATATCCAAAACCGACCCGATGATTTGTTTGATCTTACCTTTGCTCATCCAAATAACTCCAATTCCAATAAAAACTAGTTTAGCGAATCCGCTCCTGCAACGATCTCCGAGATCTCTTGAGTGATCTTGGCTTGACGAACACGGTTATATCCGCGGGTCAAAACCTTGATCATGTCGGAGGCCGCGTCGGTTGCGGACTTCATAGCTATGCGCTGTGCGATCTGCTCAGAACAGTTCGCTTCCAGAATCGCCTTTAAAAATGCCGTCTTAACCACCAAAGGAAGTAAAGATTCCAAGATGCTTTCGGGACTCGGTTCATAAACCACGCTGTCTCCGACAGAACTTTCTCCCTTCGGTTCAAAAGGAAGAATCTTGGTTACTTCCGCACGCTGGGAAGCTGAAGAGTGATAAACCGTAGATACGATTTCAACCGCGTCCACCTCTTCCCTCGCGAATAAATCCAGGAAAAAGTCGGCAAATTCTTCCGCTTCCTTGTATCCCGATTTATCATTGATATGAGTATACGATTTCTCGATCTTCTCACCCGCGAATTTGAAAAAGGAAGTTCCTTTCTTCCCGACTACGAACAGCCTTACGTCGATGCCCTTTTCTCTTAGTTCGAGAATTCTGCTTTTTGCCAAACGGTTTGCGTTCGAGTTGTAACCGCCGCAAAGTCCTCGGTTCGCGGTAATCACGAGAAGCGCTATGCTTCGGATCGTTTGAGGTCTCCGCAAATAAGGACTCTTGACTACTTCTGAAAGAGAAGCAAGAGATCCAACCATCTCCTTAATCTTATTGGAAAAAGGATGGGAAGCGTTTACCCGATCGCTCAATTTCTTGGATTTAGCGGTTGCCACCATCTCCATTGTCCGAGTGATCTTTCGGGTATTTTTAACGGATACGATCCGCTTTTTTATTTCCCTTTGTGTAGCCAAGATATTCTCCCGCTTACTTTAGGTTCCTGACGAACTCGCCAGCGATTTTGGAAACGACTTCGCCGAGCTTGCCTTCGTCGGCAATCTTCTTCTCGGTACGGATCGCTTTGAAAACTTCCGGATATTGTTCCCGAATAGTATTTAAAAGATGTACTCCGAACTCACGAGCTTTCGATACCGGAATTTTATCCATATGCCCGCGAGTTACCGCAAAAATTTCCACGACCTGCTCTTCTACAGGATAAGGATTCGATACTGGCTGCTTCAGGACTTCTACGATTCGGTAACCGCGATCCAACTGAGATTGAGTGATCGGATCCAACTCCGTTCCTAATTGCGCAAACGCTTCGAGTTCCCGAAACTGAGCCAATTCCAACTTCATCTTTCCGGCAACTTGTTTCATCGCCTTAATTTGCGCGGCTGAACCTACCCGGGATACTGAAATACCCACGTCAACGGCAGGCCTTACTCCGGAAGCAAACAAGTTGGATTGGAGATAAATCTGTCCGTCAGTGATGGAAATCACGTTCGTAGGAATATAAGCAGAAACCTCACCCTCTTGCGTTTCAATGATCGGAAGCGCGGTCAAAGACCCGGCACCGTATTTTTCATCTAATTTCGCAGCACGCTCTAATAAGCGAGAGTGAAGATAGAAAACGTCTCCGGGGTAAGCTTCACGACCCGGAGGACGGCGAAGCAACAAGGACATCTGACGATATGCGACTGCTTGTTTAGAAAGGTCGTCATATACCACCAGAGTCGCTTTTTTCTCGTTATACATGAAGTATTCTGCGAACGAGCAACCTGAATAAGGAGCAATGTATTGCATAGGAGCCGGGTCGGCAGCCGTGGCGGAGACTACGATAGTGTAGTCCATGGCGCCGACAGCTTTGAGTTTTTCGACGGTAGTTGCCACTGTAGAGGCTTTCTGACCGATTGCCACATACACGCAAATCACTCCGGATCCTTTTTGATTGATAATCGTATCGAGTGCGATGGAAGTTTTACCCGTTCCACGGTCACCGATGATCAACTCTCGTTGACCACGACCGATCGGGATCATTGCATCGATACTTTTGATACCGGTTTGCATCGGCTCTTCGACAGGTTGTCTCATCGAGATACCGGGTGCCGGGCTTTCCACCGGGCGAGTCTGCTTCGCGTTGATCGGGCCTTTTCCGTCTAGCGGTTCGCCTAACGGGTTTACGACTCGGCCCAAAAGTTCCGGTCCTACCGGCACTTCCAGAATTTTACTCGTTCTTTTTACGGTATGTCCTTCTTGGATATTCTTGTATTCCCCGTAAATGATCACACCTACCGAGTTATCTTCCAAGTTGAACGCCTGTCCGCGAACGCCGTTTTGGAATTCAACGAGCTCTCCGGCCATAACGTTTTTAAGTCCGAAGACTCTCGCGATACCGTCCCCTACTTCCAGAACGGTTCCGACTTCTTCTACACTTAGGTCTTTTTTATAATTTAGGATTTCTTGTTTAAGAACCGACGCAATTTCGTCCGTTTTAATTTTCATACACAACTCCGACCGGTAGTTTAGTTTCCAGCAAGGCTTGTCTTAACTTCCTTAGCTGGTTCTTCATGGAAGAATCGATCGCCAGGTCATGGAAACGGACCACAAAACCACCGATTAGGCTTGGGTCCTCCGTAGCTTCCAGAATGAAATCTGACTTGAATTTGTCCTTCAGAACATCACGCAATTTCGCAAGTTGCGAATCATCGAGAGCGGGATAGCTCCGTACTTTCGCGCGAACCCGACCCGCTTTACGATCCAATTCTTCTTTGAAAGCGTCGTGAATCTCGGATAAAAAGGAGAATCTTCCTCTATTTAATAGCACTTGCAGAAAATTTAAAGTGATATCCGAAATCTTCCCTTTAAACGTTTTGGTTAGGACGCGCTCCTTCTCTTCCTTCGTTACGGAAGGAATGTCGAAAAAGTCCCGAAACTGATGTTCCGATTTTATGATTTGGATTACCGAGTCCAATTCTTGCTCGGCCTCTTCCAGGGAAGTACTTGCCTCC is a window encoding:
- the atpC gene encoding ATP synthase F1 subunit epsilon, encoding MASPKLKVSVISPEKLLYTGEADSLIVPGSEGFFGVLPGHTSLVSLLGIGVLEIRQGNKTKIAVIEGGFFEIRNNNVTILTDHGSLKEEIDLEAAKKSLEDAEALPLSLEKNLLLQKAKTRILAASR
- the atpD gene encoding F0F1 ATP synthase subunit beta, whose protein sequence is MSKGKIKQIIGSVLDIEFESGHLPEIFNALEIQSAAGGKKEKIVAEVQQHIGGATVRAIALSSTDGLIRGQEVIDTGTSISVPVGEVTLGRIFNVLGEAIDEGPVVQVKERKPIHRAAPGYEDLSSRTEVFETGIKVIDLLAPYIKGGKTGLFGGAGVGKTVLIQELINNIAKQHGGFSVFAGVGERTREGNDLWREMKESGVIDKTVLCYGQMNEPPGARLRVALSALTMAEHFRDSIGTDVLLFVDNIFRFSQAGSEVSALLGRMPSAVGYQPTLSTEMGALQERITSTRKGSITSVQAIYVPADDLTDPAPATAFAHLDATTVLSRAISDKGIYPAVDPLDSTSRVMNAEVLGQEHYSVAREVQRILQRYKDLQDIIAILGMDELSEDDKVLVARARKIEKFLSQPFHVAEVFTGFPGKYVKLADTVRSFKEVISGNYDHLPEQAFYMVGTIEDAIEKSKNLRA
- the atpG gene encoding ATP synthase F1 subunit gamma codes for the protein MATQREIKKRIVSVKNTRKITRTMEMVATAKSKKLSDRVNASHPFSNKIKEMVGSLASLSEVVKSPYLRRPQTIRSIALLVITANRGLCGGYNSNANRLAKSRILELREKGIDVRLFVVGKKGTSFFKFAGEKIEKSYTHINDKSGYKEAEEFADFFLDLFAREEVDAVEIVSTVYHSSASQRAEVTKILPFEPKGESSVGDSVVYEPSPESILESLLPLVVKTAFLKAILEANCSEQIAQRIAMKSATDAASDMIKVLTRGYNRVRQAKITQEISEIVAGADSLN
- the atpA gene encoding F0F1 ATP synthase subunit alpha gives rise to the protein MKIKTDEIASVLKQEILNYKKDLSVEEVGTVLEVGDGIARVFGLKNVMAGELVEFQNGVRGQAFNLEDNSVGVIIYGEYKNIQEGHTVKRTSKILEVPVGPELLGRVVNPLGEPLDGKGPINAKQTRPVESPAPGISMRQPVEEPMQTGIKSIDAMIPIGRGQRELIIGDRGTGKTSIALDTIINQKGSGVICVYVAIGQKASTVATTVEKLKAVGAMDYTIVVSATAADPAPMQYIAPYSGCSFAEYFMYNEKKATLVVYDDLSKQAVAYRQMSLLLRRPPGREAYPGDVFYLHSRLLERAAKLDEKYGAGSLTALPIIETQEGEVSAYIPTNVISITDGQIYLQSNLFASGVRPAVDVGISVSRVGSAAQIKAMKQVAGKMKLELAQFRELEAFAQLGTELDPITQSQLDRGYRIVEVLKQPVSNPYPVEEQVVEIFAVTRGHMDKIPVSKAREFGVHLLNTIREQYPEVFKAIRTEKKIADEGKLGEVVSKIAGEFVRNLK
- the atpH gene encoding ATP synthase F1 subunit delta; amino-acid sequence: MSYSAIPKTYATAFAEASTSLEEAEQELDSVIQIIKSEHQFRDFFDIPSVTKEEKERVLTKTFKGKISDITLNFLQVLLNRGRFSFLSEIHDAFKEELDRKAGRVRAKVRSYPALDDSQLAKLRDVLKDKFKSDFILEATEDPSLIGGFVVRFHDLAIDSSMKNQLRKLRQALLETKLPVGVVYEN